One part of the Verrucomicrobiota bacterium genome encodes these proteins:
- the coaE gene encoding dephospho-CoA kinase (Dephospho-CoA kinase (CoaE) performs the final step in coenzyme A biosynthesis.), translated as MLVGLTGSIGSGKSSVSNCFKQLGASIIDADATVAEIYTNNTGFLEKLKNRLGQSVFDSDGVVDRKALGSRVFSNPDELQWLERHLHPLVHAHRLKKVAQDPNALWIAEIPLLFEKNLEKDVDCSISVVSCYSLRVARLKKRGFSPEEVEKRNALQLPQIDKISRADFVILNDGSFEFLEKQVKLLFDKLNS; from the coding sequence ATGTTAGTTGGCCTTACTGGCAGTATTGGAAGCGGAAAGTCTAGCGTCTCAAACTGTTTTAAACAATTGGGAGCATCCATTATCGATGCGGATGCCACCGTTGCGGAAATTTATACTAATAACACCGGTTTCCTGGAAAAACTCAAGAATCGCCTCGGCCAATCCGTGTTTGATTCCGATGGTGTTGTTGATCGAAAAGCACTGGGTTCTCGGGTATTTAGCAATCCGGACGAGCTTCAATGGCTCGAAAGGCACTTGCATCCTTTAGTGCATGCCCATCGGTTGAAAAAGGTCGCACAAGACCCAAATGCCCTTTGGATTGCCGAAATACCACTACTCTTTGAAAAAAACCTTGAAAAAGATGTGGATTGTTCGATATCGGTTGTATCTTGTTACTCGTTAAGAGTTGCTCGACTGAAGAAACGCGGTTTCAGTCCCGAAGAAGTTGAAAAGCGAAATGCATTACAACTTCCTCAAATTGATAAAATCTCCAGGGCAGATTTCGTGATTCTAAACGACGGTTCTTTTGAGTTTCTCGAGAAGCAGGTAAAACTCCTCTTTGATAAATTGAACTCCTGA
- a CDS encoding YifB family Mg chelatase-like AAA ATPase, whose amino-acid sequence MLATVSSATLLGIQAQLVQVEVNTGEEGEPKLFMVGLPDMAVKESQNRVFSALANSGFKMSRTRTTINLAPGDVRKEGPIYDLPIAIGLLLATRQINAAKVDDFLIAGELSLSGATRPVKGGLAIALLARKLGKRGVVLPYPSSQEAALVEGIDVIEVSSLDQTVRFLQGELDLVAKSTQSVLNTLEHQENHIGDFSEIKGQHMVRRAIEVAVAGGHNILLIGPPGSGKSMMAKRIPTIMPEPTLEEFLEILSVHSVAGNTLKGPVNRFQRPYRSPHHTISDVGLLGGGSIPGPGEVSLAHNGVLFLDELPEFKRSALEVLRQPLEDGVVSISRSAGKITLPCRFMLVAAMNPTPCGYLGDECTDSPAQIQRYRSKISGPLLDRIDLHVEAPALSIDELRNSKPGEDSKSIRDRIAQARGIQRQRFKGGSVPCNARMEQKHIREHCHLDQAMGDTLQQAMEQLKLSARAYDRILKVARTIADLSEQKAIHMQHLLEAIQYRSLDRDVLY is encoded by the coding sequence ATGCTCGCTACAGTTAGTTCAGCCACTCTTCTAGGTATTCAAGCCCAATTAGTCCAAGTGGAGGTCAATACAGGTGAGGAAGGGGAGCCGAAGCTGTTTATGGTCGGCCTTCCTGACATGGCGGTAAAAGAATCTCAAAACCGCGTCTTTTCAGCTCTGGCGAATTCTGGATTTAAAATGAGCCGAACTCGAACGACCATAAACCTGGCTCCAGGTGATGTGCGTAAAGAAGGCCCCATTTACGACCTACCCATTGCAATTGGGTTACTACTCGCGACCCGACAAATCAATGCGGCTAAAGTCGACGATTTCCTGATCGCAGGAGAGCTCAGTCTTTCTGGCGCAACGAGGCCGGTCAAAGGAGGGTTGGCGATCGCCTTATTGGCAAGAAAGCTAGGTAAAAGAGGCGTTGTCCTCCCATATCCATCCAGTCAGGAAGCAGCATTGGTTGAAGGCATTGATGTGATCGAGGTGAGCTCACTTGACCAGACAGTGAGATTTTTGCAGGGCGAACTAGACCTGGTTGCCAAAAGCACACAATCCGTCCTCAACACGCTAGAGCATCAAGAAAATCATATCGGCGATTTCTCTGAAATAAAGGGTCAGCACATGGTGAGAAGAGCCATCGAAGTCGCGGTCGCAGGTGGTCACAATATTTTACTCATTGGTCCCCCAGGTTCCGGTAAGTCGATGATGGCAAAACGGATTCCCACCATTATGCCTGAGCCAACCTTGGAGGAGTTTTTAGAAATCCTCAGTGTGCATTCCGTGGCAGGTAACACATTAAAGGGTCCGGTAAACCGTTTTCAACGTCCTTACAGATCCCCGCATCATACCATCAGTGATGTCGGTCTTTTAGGAGGAGGATCTATTCCTGGACCAGGAGAAGTTTCATTGGCCCACAACGGAGTACTCTTTCTCGATGAATTACCTGAATTCAAACGCTCCGCCCTCGAAGTTTTAAGACAGCCACTTGAAGACGGAGTTGTGTCCATTTCGAGAAGTGCAGGAAAAATAACCCTCCCCTGTAGATTCATGCTGGTTGCAGCCATGAACCCGACCCCTTGCGGTTACCTGGGTGATGAATGCACTGACAGCCCTGCACAAATCCAGCGTTACCGTTCGAAAATAAGCGGCCCGCTTCTCGACCGGATCGACCTGCATGTAGAAGCTCCTGCGTTATCCATTGATGAATTAAGAAATTCCAAACCTGGGGAGGACTCAAAATCAATTAGAGACCGCATCGCTCAAGCTCGAGGAATACAGCGCCAGCGTTTTAAGGGAGGCTCCGTTCCTTGCAACGCAAGAATGGAACAAAAACATATTCGAGAACATTGCCACCTGGACCAAGCTATGGGCGACACATTGCAGCAAGCCATGGAGCAGCTAAAGCTCAGCGCTCGAGCCTATGATCGAATTTTAAAAGTTGCCCGAACCATAGCAGACCTATCGGAGCAAAAAGCCATACACATGCAACACCTGCTGGAAGCCATTCAATACCGCAGTCTTGACAGAGATGTGCTCTACTAG
- a CDS encoding peptide ABC transporter substrate-binding protein, translating to MRPITAIIALLLVITGCNKGPTLAEKSIASQSLHVGNGQEPQELDPHIITGITEIKILSALYEGLTGQDPHNLNPTPAAAESWDISEDGKSYTFNLRNGLTWSNGDPLSAGDFEYAFQRILTPRVAASNAYLLFVIKNAKNFHNETIAWDQVGVKTIDDKTLIIELENPTPYFLKLLAHPAWYPLHKESLSKTGDPFGRATGWTHSESFISNGPFTLSAWKVNEFVHVTRNEKYWDNLQSRLNEIFFYPTESREAEERSFRAGQLHVTEAVPVSKVGFYRDRNETTLQIDPYLGTYYLQLNTRKPPLSDPRVRRALSLVIDRSMIVNQITQGMQQPAWHFTPPGAGGYDPGISFEKDIEQATTLLSDAGFPGGTGFPELTYLYNTSENNKAIAVVLQQMWKASLGIQVELINQELKVVNQSRESGEFDILKSSWIGDYDDPGSFLDVWTSESGNNFTGWSSAAYDGLVGKSRTSSSTDDRFNYFKTAEELLIKEQPILPLYFYTSVYLKHPAIRGYYPTLLNYHPWKHVYLEAPVK from the coding sequence ATGCGTCCTATTACGGCAATCATTGCATTATTACTTGTGATCACAGGTTGCAACAAAGGCCCCACTCTCGCCGAGAAAAGTATAGCCTCTCAGAGTTTGCACGTGGGTAACGGACAAGAACCACAGGAGCTGGATCCACACATCATTACGGGTATAACCGAAATAAAAATCCTCAGCGCATTGTATGAGGGATTAACAGGGCAGGATCCTCATAATCTAAACCCAACTCCGGCAGCGGCAGAGTCGTGGGACATTTCGGAAGACGGAAAATCCTATACGTTTAATCTTCGGAACGGATTAACCTGGAGCAATGGTGACCCGCTAAGCGCCGGGGATTTTGAATACGCATTTCAGCGCATATTAACACCTCGTGTAGCCGCTTCCAACGCCTACCTTTTGTTTGTCATAAAGAACGCGAAAAACTTTCACAATGAAACCATCGCCTGGGATCAAGTGGGAGTTAAAACCATCGATGATAAAACACTCATTATTGAACTGGAAAATCCCACTCCTTATTTCCTCAAGTTGCTCGCCCATCCAGCCTGGTATCCGCTTCACAAAGAATCGCTTTCAAAAACAGGAGACCCTTTCGGACGTGCAACCGGTTGGACGCATTCTGAAAGCTTCATCTCAAACGGTCCTTTCACATTGTCGGCCTGGAAGGTGAATGAATTCGTTCACGTTACCAGAAACGAAAAATACTGGGATAATTTACAGTCCCGATTGAATGAAATATTCTTCTATCCGACAGAAAGTCGTGAAGCGGAGGAACGCTCTTTTCGCGCAGGACAACTTCACGTAACTGAAGCCGTACCGGTATCCAAGGTTGGTTTTTACCGGGATCGGAATGAAACAACTCTCCAGATTGATCCGTATTTGGGCACGTATTACCTCCAGCTAAATACCCGAAAGCCTCCACTGTCTGATCCAAGAGTTCGCAGAGCCTTAAGCCTGGTGATCGATAGATCCATGATCGTGAATCAAATCACACAAGGCATGCAACAACCGGCCTGGCATTTCACACCTCCTGGAGCTGGTGGATACGATCCCGGTATTTCCTTTGAAAAGGATATTGAACAAGCAACGACTCTACTCAGCGATGCAGGTTTTCCTGGAGGAACCGGATTTCCGGAACTCACTTACCTCTACAATACTTCAGAAAATAACAAAGCCATCGCAGTGGTTCTTCAGCAGATGTGGAAAGCATCACTGGGCATACAGGTCGAACTCATAAATCAAGAATTGAAGGTGGTAAATCAGAGTCGAGAATCCGGGGAGTTCGACATCCTTAAAAGCTCCTGGATTGGTGACTATGACGATCCCGGTAGTTTCCTGGATGTGTGGACATCTGAATCAGGCAACAATTTTACCGGTTGGTCATCGGCCGCCTACGACGGTTTGGTCGGTAAATCACGAACAAGTAGTTCAACCGATGATCGATTCAATTATTTTAAAACGGCGGAAGAACTATTGATAAAAGAACAGCCGATCCTCCCACTTTATTTTTATACGAGCGTCTATCTTAAACACCCGGCGATAAGAGGTTATTACCCAACCCTTCTAAATTACCACCCGTGGAAACATGTGTATTTAGAAGCGCCGGTTAAATAG
- a CDS encoding tRNA (cytidine(34)-2'-O)-methyltransferase, with translation MLHLILYCPEIPQNTGNVGRTAAITKARLHLIEPLGFELSEKHLKRSGMDYWDKLDLCVHKNWTDFLNCPKAPKRLWLFTTKSDRSYWDADFQDEDGLVFGNEGHGAPAWLHEKIGAENRITIPHSNNILRSLNLATSVGIACYEALRQMK, from the coding sequence GTGTTACACTTGATCTTATATTGTCCGGAGATTCCTCAGAATACCGGAAATGTTGGACGCACCGCAGCCATAACAAAAGCTCGTCTCCATCTGATCGAACCACTCGGCTTTGAATTATCAGAAAAGCATCTGAAACGAAGCGGTATGGACTATTGGGATAAACTGGACTTGTGCGTTCACAAAAATTGGACGGATTTCTTAAACTGTCCCAAGGCTCCAAAACGCCTGTGGTTGTTTACTACAAAGTCGGATCGTTCTTATTGGGATGCGGATTTTCAAGATGAGGACGGACTGGTGTTTGGCAACGAGGGACATGGCGCTCCGGCTTGGTTGCATGAAAAGATCGGTGCGGAAAATCGAATTACCATTCCTCATTCAAATAACATTTTACGCTCATTGAATTTGGCTACCTCTGTTGGCATCGCCTGCTATGAGGCACTCCGGCAAATGAAGTAG
- the thrB gene encoding homoserine kinase produces MMCDKVVIRVPASTSNCGPGFDTLGLALSLYGTVTVTRTNNDQIDYNGDSKNFPKEAIAAVQQVAQAFFKQTGTEPNGFGFNIDSEVPIARGLGSSVILRGGFLAGINHLCGSPLSIEEQVELISRIEGHPDNASATILGGFTVARFCPDSNRYLGTQKFEVSDSLVFVVVSPELEIKTDDSRGSLPSQIEFSKVVSSLNSLAFLVAAFASANYEYLSACRIDHIHQPYRLPKIPKSKEAIESGITAGALTGWLSGSGSSVLCVARKADSEKVLAAMELEFKQSSIDFHSYELLADNDGITVIG; encoded by the coding sequence ATGATGTGTGATAAAGTTGTCATCCGAGTACCGGCAAGCACCTCCAACTGCGGGCCAGGATTCGATACCTTGGGATTGGCTCTTAGTTTATATGGTACCGTTACAGTTACCCGAACGAATAACGATCAGATCGATTACAACGGCGACTCAAAGAATTTTCCCAAGGAAGCCATCGCCGCTGTCCAGCAAGTCGCTCAGGCATTTTTCAAGCAAACCGGTACTGAGCCCAATGGATTTGGTTTCAACATCGATTCCGAAGTACCTATTGCCCGAGGATTGGGTTCCAGTGTGATTCTTCGTGGCGGATTTCTTGCAGGAATTAACCATCTCTGTGGCTCACCCTTATCAATAGAAGAGCAGGTTGAATTAATTTCCCGAATCGAAGGGCATCCCGATAATGCTTCGGCCACCATCTTGGGAGGGTTTACGGTTGCACGTTTCTGCCCTGATTCAAATCGTTACCTGGGTACTCAAAAATTTGAGGTCTCCGATTCGTTGGTCTTTGTTGTGGTTTCTCCTGAATTGGAAATAAAAACAGACGATTCGCGAGGGAGCCTGCCTTCACAGATTGAATTTTCAAAAGTGGTTAGCAGTTTGAATTCGTTAGCTTTTTTGGTGGCAGCATTTGCGTCCGCTAATTACGAATATCTCTCAGCCTGCCGGATTGATCATATTCATCAGCCTTACCGGCTGCCAAAGATCCCCAAGAGTAAAGAAGCTATTGAATCCGGAATCACCGCGGGCGCTTTAACCGGATGGTTGAGTGGAAGTGGAAGCAGCGTTCTTTGCGTTGCCCGGAAGGCAGACAGTGAGAAAGTGTTAGCTGCCATGGAGTTGGAATTTAAACAAAGCTCCATTGATTTTCATTCCTATGAATTGTTGGCGGACAACGATGGAATAACGGTCATAGGTTAA
- the smpB gene encoding SsrA-binding protein SmpB produces the protein MSNKNKGKERFSEVRNAKAFRNYEIGEKFEAGLVLRGTEVKSIRNSKAQINEAFCRVQKEEVFLYHAHIAEYAFGNFNNHDPRRPRKLLLKRREINKIRGALEMQGKTLIPIRLYMSHGLIKVEIALCVGKKLYDKRQDLKKKVQMREIDRALKNR, from the coding sequence ATGTCCAATAAAAACAAAGGCAAGGAACGATTTTCTGAAGTCCGAAATGCAAAGGCATTCCGGAACTACGAAATTGGCGAGAAGTTTGAAGCCGGCCTAGTGTTGCGAGGAACCGAAGTAAAATCGATTCGGAACAGCAAAGCTCAGATCAACGAAGCGTTTTGTCGTGTCCAGAAAGAAGAGGTTTTTCTTTATCATGCTCATATTGCTGAGTATGCGTTTGGGAATTTCAATAATCACGATCCGCGACGTCCTCGGAAGCTTTTACTCAAAAGAAGAGAAATTAATAAGATTCGTGGTGCATTGGAAATGCAGGGTAAAACACTTATTCCCATTCGGCTTTATATGAGCCATGGATTGATAAAAGTGGAAATCGCTCTTTGCGTAGGGAAAAAGCTTTACGATAAACGTCAGGATCTAAAAAAGAAGGTGCAGATGCGTGAAATAGACCGCGCACTTAAAAATCGTTAG
- a CDS encoding DNA-directed RNA polymerase subunit omega: protein MRDDYLKEANKLIPDPNILVNLVSRRVKQLKFGQKPLIESLERLDPEDIALKEIIEGKISYVLGDD from the coding sequence GTGAGAGACGATTACTTAAAAGAAGCCAACAAACTAATTCCGGATCCAAACATCCTGGTTAATTTGGTATCCCGCCGTGTTAAACAGTTGAAGTTCGGCCAGAAACCTCTGATCGAATCTCTTGAGAGACTCGATCCTGAGGATATCGCACTTAAGGAAATCATCGAAGGCAAAATCAGCTACGTTTTGGGCGACGATTAG
- a CDS encoding small basic protein, with the protein MTQHNSFKAAGGATKNRTVLKRFERIDLLRKRKEWKDGQRVVGLKKTKPEE; encoded by the coding sequence ATGACTCAGCACAATTCCTTTAAAGCAGCCGGTGGCGCTACAAAAAATAGAACAGTTCTCAAACGTTTCGAGAGGATTGATCTGCTCAGAAAACGCAAGGAATGGAAAGATGGTCAACGCGTAGTTGGTCTTAAAAAGACCAAACCGGAGGAGTAA
- a CDS encoding galactose oxidase, which yields MFKRFFSPLKRSIFLFLIITSLLDASETWQLVETQGELHQRHEAAFVEYEGKFYLSGGRKIQPVDILDPETNTWTHGSAPPVEIHHFQPVYYKGLIYFIGAMTGPYPNEVGLPNIYTYNPKTDTWAKGDPIPADRIRGSAGVVIYNDKFYIVAGIQNGHSDGWVNWVDEYDPNTGKWRKLPDAPRARDHFQAAVVGDKLYALAGRRSSHSTGQVFELTIKEVDVFDLKTEIWSTLPSPQLDLPTPRAGNSVFVYESMLMVVGGETERKSPAHNEVEVFDAKSQKWIVWPVLATGRHGTGIGKYQDYIYTCSGSGARGGGPELLSTERFNIKAHYDACCGVR from the coding sequence ATGTTTAAAAGGTTTTTTTCACCTCTAAAACGATCGATCTTTCTGTTTCTAATTATTACCAGTCTTCTCGACGCCTCGGAGACCTGGCAGTTGGTAGAGACCCAGGGCGAGCTTCATCAGAGGCATGAAGCGGCGTTTGTGGAATACGAAGGAAAGTTTTATCTCTCCGGTGGTAGGAAGATCCAGCCGGTTGATATTCTCGATCCGGAAACAAATACCTGGACGCATGGCTCCGCACCGCCTGTTGAGATTCATCATTTTCAACCCGTGTATTATAAAGGTCTGATATATTTTATCGGTGCCATGACAGGCCCGTATCCCAATGAAGTTGGGCTGCCCAATATCTATACCTACAATCCTAAGACCGACACGTGGGCGAAAGGAGATCCCATTCCCGCCGATCGTATTCGCGGGTCTGCTGGGGTCGTTATTTACAATGATAAATTTTACATCGTTGCGGGTATCCAGAATGGGCACTCGGACGGTTGGGTGAACTGGGTTGATGAATACGATCCAAATACTGGAAAATGGAGAAAGCTGCCCGACGCCCCGAGAGCCCGTGACCATTTCCAGGCTGCAGTGGTGGGCGATAAACTGTACGCTTTGGCTGGCAGAAGAAGTTCCCACAGTACGGGACAGGTGTTTGAACTGACCATCAAGGAGGTAGATGTATTCGATCTAAAAACAGAAATCTGGAGTACGCTTCCCTCACCTCAGCTGGATTTGCCGACTCCTCGGGCGGGAAATTCTGTGTTTGTTTACGAAAGCATGCTGATGGTAGTTGGCGGGGAAACCGAGAGGAAATCACCGGCTCACAACGAGGTGGAAGTGTTCGATGCCAAATCGCAGAAATGGATCGTCTGGCCAGTTCTTGCCACGGGTCGGCATGGAACAGGAATCGGGAAGTATCAGGATTACATTTACACCTGTTCCGGGAGTGGAGCTCGTGGCGGTGGACCCGAGCTGTTGAGCACCGAGCGGTTCAATATCAAGGCGCATTACGACGCTTGCTGCGGGGTGCGTTAA